One window of the Nicotiana tabacum cultivar K326 chromosome 4, ASM71507v2, whole genome shotgun sequence genome contains the following:
- the LOC107785968 gene encoding protein MHF2 homolog isoform X2 — protein MSEHPMEKENPFDPDLVHEIFKLAWKRRAAERGKNEISENMDNEVGASSSKRPRPTFANANALKLSSELLRVFVAAIQRAATIAEAEGSIKIEATHLERILPQLLLDF, from the exons ATGAGCGAGCATCCAATGGAGAAGGAGAACCCATTCGATCCC GATTTGGTCCACGAAATTTTCAAGCTTGCTTGGAAAAGAAGAGCTGCAG AGCGTGGGAAAAATGAAATATCTGAGAATATGGACAACGAG GTTGGGGCTAGCTCATCAAAGAGACCTCGGCCTACATTTG CTAATGCAAATGCACTGAAGCTGAGCTCTGAACTTCTCCGAGTCTTCGTAGCAG CTATACAACGTGCTGCTACTATTGCTGAAGCGGAGGGCAGTATCAAAATTGAAGCAACTCATCTAGAAAGGATACTTCCTCAGTTACTTTTAGATTTTTAA
- the LOC107785968 gene encoding protein MHF2 homolog isoform X1, with product MSEHPMEKENPFDPDLVHEIFKLAWKRRAAERGKNEISENMDNEVGASSSKRPRPTFANANALKLSSELLRVFVAEAIQRAATIAEAEGSIKIEATHLERILPQLLLDF from the exons ATGAGCGAGCATCCAATGGAGAAGGAGAACCCATTCGATCCC GATTTGGTCCACGAAATTTTCAAGCTTGCTTGGAAAAGAAGAGCTGCAG AGCGTGGGAAAAATGAAATATCTGAGAATATGGACAACGAG GTTGGGGCTAGCTCATCAAAGAGACCTCGGCCTACATTTG CTAATGCAAATGCACTGAAGCTGAGCTCTGAACTTCTCCGAGTCTTCGTAGCAG AAGCTATACAACGTGCTGCTACTATTGCTGAAGCGGAGGGCAGTATCAAAATTGAAGCAACTCATCTAGAAAGGATACTTCCTCAGTTACTTTTAGATTTTTAA